A single genomic interval of Rosistilla ulvae harbors:
- a CDS encoding GNAT family N-acetyltransferase — protein MIQKLSTSLLKSTASKSKIGQKHYRVAEVDLPQLDFHGRIVRDLEELESIVDRWQRLMETAIHPNLFFDPDFLIPALRHLNDRDAAVLVIEAPRRMHPEGDPVLCGLMPLIRKRIYGLPLSGREIWKHDQCFDCTPLLRRDCAAEAWRFALEYLATEQGVQLLSMNTVSGQDQFANLITDHFYAASTTVFHRDAFTRACFQPAPDAETYLNAQVSKSTRKGTQRLSRKLAQQGALTTGCADQDDHATWIEEYIALEAAGWKGRQGTAFDSSDGSREFFREMATRMLEKNKMQILKVSLDDRPISMMCDLVTSERGAHFKTTFDETLHEYSPGLIAELENIPIMHDRGLEIVDSCADPDHSMINRVWPDRIRFQSLVVALGGKLSQVAVASLPMLQLVRHSFKKKGK, from the coding sequence ATGATCCAAAAGCTGTCGACGTCACTGCTGAAATCAACGGCTTCAAAGTCCAAAATCGGGCAAAAACATTACCGCGTGGCCGAAGTCGATCTGCCGCAACTCGACTTCCACGGCCGGATCGTTCGCGACCTCGAAGAACTCGAATCGATCGTCGATCGCTGGCAGCGATTGATGGAAACCGCGATCCACCCCAATCTCTTCTTCGACCCCGATTTCCTGATCCCCGCGCTACGGCACCTGAACGATCGCGATGCGGCGGTACTGGTGATCGAAGCCCCGCGGCGAATGCATCCCGAAGGGGATCCGGTCCTGTGCGGGCTGATGCCGTTGATCCGTAAACGAATTTACGGCCTGCCATTGTCTGGCCGCGAAATCTGGAAACACGATCAGTGCTTCGATTGCACTCCGCTGTTACGCCGGGATTGCGCCGCCGAAGCCTGGCGGTTTGCGCTCGAATATTTGGCGACCGAGCAGGGCGTGCAATTGCTGAGCATGAATACGGTCAGCGGGCAGGACCAATTTGCGAATCTGATCACCGATCATTTCTACGCCGCGTCGACGACAGTCTTCCACCGCGACGCATTCACGCGAGCCTGCTTCCAGCCGGCCCCCGATGCGGAAACCTATCTAAATGCTCAAGTCTCCAAGAGCACGCGAAAGGGAACGCAGCGATTGAGTCGCAAGCTGGCCCAGCAGGGCGCACTGACAACAGGTTGCGCCGATCAAGACGACCACGCGACGTGGATCGAAGAGTACATCGCGTTGGAAGCGGCGGGATGGAAGGGACGCCAAGGGACCGCGTTTGACAGCAGCGATGGATCTCGTGAATTCTTTCGCGAGATGGCAACGCGGATGCTAGAGAAGAACAAAATGCAGATCCTCAAGGTTTCGCTCGACGATCGCCCGATCAGCATGATGTGCGATCTAGTGACATCCGAACGCGGGGCGCATTTCAAAACCACCTTCGACGAAACGCTACACGAATATTCGCCCGGCTTGATCGCCGAACTGGAGAACATCCCGATCATGCACGACCGTGGATTGGAGATCGTCGATTCGTGCGCCGATCCGGACCACTCGATGATCAACCGCGTCTGGCCCGACCGGATCCGATTTCAAAGTCTCGTCGTGGCGTTGGGCGGCAAGCTGTCGCAAGTCGCCGTGGCCAGCCTACCGATGCTCCAGCTGGTTCGTCACTCATTTAAGAAGAAGGGAAAATAA
- a CDS encoding cupin-like domain-containing protein, producing the protein MLQPLPTALSQDHLCDLNQQKFIDDFNRRPFKIGHQLSDHPLFALESLIELSKDLPADRVEYNAGNLPVSQDPTSTPQNGLSVEETIQRIQQCQSWLVLKNVELNNQYGDLLDQCLDQVKPLAALVSEGMTHKQGFIFISSPGSVTPFHIDPENNFLLQIRGTKKVWMFGQNDREVLPETQVEDFFSGAHRNMQFEERFRERGEQFDLSPGEGLHFPVVAPHYVENGPEVSVSFSITFQTQDSSDRQTLHRFNRHLRRIGLTPSNVGERPGRDNAKLAMLRTLRKVKNIVRRPADA; encoded by the coding sequence ATGCTACAACCACTCCCCACCGCGCTCAGCCAAGACCATTTGTGCGACCTGAACCAGCAGAAGTTTATCGACGATTTCAATCGCCGTCCGTTTAAGATCGGGCATCAATTGAGCGATCACCCGTTGTTCGCATTGGAATCGTTGATCGAATTGTCGAAAGACTTGCCGGCCGACCGCGTCGAATACAACGCTGGCAACCTGCCGGTATCACAAGACCCGACATCGACGCCACAAAATGGGCTGTCGGTGGAAGAGACGATCCAACGGATTCAACAGTGCCAGTCATGGTTGGTGTTGAAAAATGTCGAACTGAACAATCAGTATGGCGATCTGTTGGATCAATGCCTGGACCAGGTCAAGCCACTGGCGGCGTTGGTCTCCGAAGGGATGACGCACAAGCAGGGCTTCATCTTCATTTCGTCTCCCGGTTCGGTGACGCCATTCCATATCGATCCGGAGAACAATTTTCTCCTGCAGATCCGCGGCACGAAGAAGGTCTGGATGTTCGGGCAGAACGATCGCGAAGTCCTCCCCGAAACGCAAGTCGAAGACTTCTTCTCCGGCGCTCACCGGAACATGCAGTTCGAAGAACGGTTCCGCGAGCGTGGCGAGCAGTTCGATCTGTCACCCGGCGAAGGTTTGCACTTCCCCGTCGTGGCGCCGCACTACGTCGAAAATGGCCCCGAGGTCTCGGTCTCGTTCAGCATCACCTTCCAGACCCAAGACTCCTCGGATCGGCAAACCCTTCATCGCTTCAACCGCCACCTGCGACGGATCGGTTTGACGCCGTCGAACGTCGGTGAGCGTCCCGGTCGCGACAACGCAAAATTGGCGATGTTGCGGACGCTGCGGAAGGTGAAGAATATCGTGCGCCGTCCCGCGGACGCGTAG
- a CDS encoding ABC transporter ATP-binding protein — protein MYRLQSVTHTYQRRGQIVTALDDSNLEIADNDFIAIVGPSGSGKTTLLSVLGGMLAPTTGQIMLDGQSLYDLSIESRAELRREKIGFVFQSFNLIHWLSACENVQIPLMLSGLSAQQQREHALELLDRVGLADRSDHRPSEMSQGQQQRVALARTLANDPQIILADEPTGNLDAETRVQVMEYLTEFHNDGRTIVMVTHDAQTASFANRTIRLVAGVTQEVATAKAA, from the coding sequence ATGTATCGCCTGCAATCGGTCACTCATACGTACCAGCGTCGCGGTCAAATCGTGACCGCTCTGGACGACTCCAATCTCGAAATCGCCGACAATGACTTCATCGCGATCGTTGGTCCCAGCGGCAGCGGAAAGACGACGTTGCTGTCGGTGTTGGGAGGCATGTTGGCTCCCACGACCGGTCAGATCATGCTCGATGGCCAGTCGCTGTACGATCTGTCGATCGAGAGCCGAGCTGAGCTGCGGCGCGAAAAGATCGGCTTCGTATTCCAGTCGTTCAATCTGATCCATTGGCTCTCCGCATGTGAAAACGTGCAGATTCCACTGATGCTGTCGGGACTGAGCGCTCAACAGCAGCGAGAGCACGCGTTGGAGTTGTTGGATCGCGTCGGACTCGCCGACCGCAGCGATCACCGTCCGTCGGAGATGAGCCAAGGGCAACAACAACGCGTCGCACTGGCGCGGACGTTGGCCAACGATCCTCAGATCATCTTAGCCGACGAACCGACGGGAAATCTCGACGCCGAGACTCGCGTGCAAGTGATGGAATATCTGACCGAGTTCCACAACGACGGACGCACGATCGTGATGGTAACTCACGATGCCCAGACCGCGTCGTTCGCCAACCGAACGATCCGTCTAGTCGCGGGCGTGACACAAGAAGTTGCCACAGCCAAAGCCGCCTAG
- a CDS encoding ABC transporter permease, whose product MQLKSMIWKELWQRPTPMLTSLLAVTLGVTALVAIQNITVFSERKIAGDMESLGANVLVLPPNVSLQDYYSADMHGHTMPESYVSQLALARLAGVENLAPKLCVAADVDSIPVTLTGILPRSEFQAKSAWQGLGMLTNAVGTDAGCCAPKASVPSAGDNDPDSLATNRTIDELGDRDVILGRDIATQLGASVGDKLPLLGEEFKVLTILPATGTIDDGRVFAHLHSVQDLSEAGPVVNVIEIMACCEEAAGGLIGKLSAELPDTRVITIAQVVETQIAVNGLMSRLSWVFFSILLLVGGASIASVMYANVTERRKEIGTLMALGATRGFVTKMFLGKATLLGLAGGVGGFAAGTILAAILGPQLLGVHVQPMPSLLGVGMATATVVAVLASLLPARRAAGVDPCLVFNDA is encoded by the coding sequence ATGCAACTGAAGTCCATGATTTGGAAAGAACTGTGGCAGCGGCCGACCCCGATGCTGACAAGTCTGCTGGCGGTAACCCTTGGCGTGACCGCGCTGGTTGCGATCCAGAACATCACGGTTTTTTCGGAGCGAAAAATCGCAGGGGACATGGAATCGCTGGGAGCCAACGTCTTGGTGCTGCCACCGAACGTTAGCTTGCAAGATTATTATTCGGCCGATATGCATGGCCACACGATGCCCGAATCGTATGTCAGCCAGCTGGCCCTGGCGCGACTGGCCGGCGTCGAAAACCTGGCTCCGAAATTGTGCGTCGCCGCCGACGTCGATTCGATTCCCGTGACGCTGACTGGCATCTTGCCACGCAGCGAATTCCAAGCCAAGTCGGCTTGGCAGGGGCTCGGGATGTTGACTAATGCCGTTGGCACCGACGCCGGTTGCTGTGCCCCCAAAGCTTCCGTTCCATCGGCTGGCGACAACGATCCCGATTCCTTGGCGACCAACCGCACGATCGACGAATTGGGCGATCGCGACGTGATCTTGGGACGCGACATCGCCACACAATTGGGAGCCAGCGTCGGCGACAAGCTGCCGTTGTTGGGCGAAGAATTTAAGGTGCTGACGATTCTGCCAGCCACCGGAACGATCGATGACGGCCGCGTCTTTGCTCACCTGCACAGCGTGCAAGATCTCTCCGAAGCTGGCCCGGTTGTGAACGTGATCGAGATCATGGCCTGCTGTGAAGAAGCCGCCGGCGGATTGATCGGCAAGCTGTCGGCTGAGTTGCCGGACACGCGCGTGATCACAATCGCTCAAGTGGTCGAGACACAGATCGCCGTTAACGGTCTGATGTCGCGATTGTCGTGGGTCTTCTTTTCGATCCTGTTGCTGGTCGGTGGTGCGAGCATCGCCAGCGTGATGTACGCCAACGTAACCGAACGCCGCAAAGAGATCGGCACGCTGATGGCTCTTGGTGCCACCCGCGGCTTCGTGACAAAAATGTTCTTGGGCAAAGCGACGTTGTTGGGCTTGGCCGGCGGCGTCGGCGGGTTTGCTGCCGGAACGATCCTGGCCGCGATCCTCGGCCCTCAATTGTTAGGCGTTCACGTCCAACCGATGCCCAGCCTGCTTGGCGTCGGCATGGCCACCGCCACTGTCGTCGCTGTATTGGCCAGCCTGCTGCCAGCTCGCCGCGCCGCTGGAGTCGATCCCTGCCTGGTCTTCAACGACGCCTGA
- a CDS encoding efflux RND transporter permease subunit has translation MLNAIIRFALHQRLLVIAAALFLVGYGAWQAMHSQIDVFPDLNRPRVVIMTEAPGLAPEEVETLITFPIETTMNGANGVQAVRSASGVGISVIYVEFDWGTDIYNDRQIVNERLQLVQERMPEGVKPTLAPISSIMGQILMLGMWSEDDSTPPLELRTLGDWVVRQRLLTIPGVSQVFTMGGGRKQFQVLVDPDAMLRFGVALHEVKQAVQNSNENATGGYLDEQGPNELLVRALGRVQSIEDLQKVVVTMREGRPIALGQIATVVAGPQVRRGDSAAYLRDDEGKFSGGPAVILTINKQPGADTRRVTEDVLAAIDDLRPSLPEGLRIEPLYTQKSFIDRAIANVVEALRDGGFLVVIILFLFLMNVRTTFITLTAIPLSLVMTAIVFSFFGISINTMTLGGLAVAIGELVDDAIVDVENIFRRLKENRALANPKPPLLVVFRASIEIRNSIVFGTMIVILVFIPLFALTGMEGRLFAPLGIAYIVSILSSLLVSLTVTPVLSYWLLGKQKLVDHQRDGLLLRGIKWIGDRVIRFSLRLPRLNLTVTALLVALAGLFAFSLERDFLPPFNEGAVQLNVVLPPGTSLETSNQIAQRVEQRLQQVDDVQQFIRRTGRAELDEHAEGVNMSEFILELDPESPRPRESQLEEIREAMADIPGIVTAVEQPIAHLISHMLSGVKAQIGIKIYGDDLDTLRRKAEEMQSAIGAVAGVKDLMVEPQVTIPQLRIELDRDKLLVHGLTPAEVNEFIETAMNGQVVSEVLIGQRTFDLLIRLDEDYRENLRSLRRLTINLKDGGMLPLEAVAKIYESGGPNTINRENVRRRIVLQCNVADRGVVDVVQDIQERVAPVVASLPPGYFVQYSGQFESQQSASRVIGALFAVTLVGVFLVLFTMFRSVNLSLQVMAALPMAFIGSVIALVVTGQTLTVAAMVGFISLAGIASRNGILLLNHYLHLVRHEGEDWTQEMIVRAGLERLAPVLMTALTSGIGLVPLVLAAGEPGKEILYPVATVILGGLISSTMLDFFVHPALFWLFGIDEARRVVEESGNELELTEESDDLDHESPTNPPPLTAPVAT, from the coding sequence ATGTTAAACGCAATCATCCGATTCGCGCTCCACCAGCGGTTGCTGGTGATCGCCGCTGCATTGTTTCTTGTCGGTTATGGAGCCTGGCAGGCGATGCATTCGCAGATCGATGTGTTTCCGGATCTGAACCGACCGCGAGTCGTGATCATGACCGAAGCACCGGGGCTGGCCCCCGAAGAGGTCGAGACGCTTATCACGTTTCCGATCGAAACGACGATGAACGGTGCCAACGGCGTGCAAGCGGTTCGCAGCGCGTCGGGCGTCGGGATCTCGGTGATCTATGTCGAATTCGACTGGGGCACCGACATCTACAACGACCGCCAGATCGTCAACGAACGGCTGCAACTTGTCCAAGAGCGGATGCCGGAAGGCGTCAAGCCAACGCTGGCACCAATCTCATCGATCATGGGCCAGATCCTGATGCTGGGGATGTGGAGCGAAGATGACAGCACGCCGCCGTTGGAGCTGCGTACGTTGGGCGATTGGGTCGTGCGGCAACGGTTGCTGACGATCCCCGGCGTCTCGCAAGTTTTCACGATGGGAGGCGGCCGCAAGCAGTTCCAAGTCCTGGTCGATCCCGATGCGATGCTGCGATTTGGCGTGGCGCTACACGAAGTGAAACAAGCGGTCCAGAACAGCAACGAAAACGCGACCGGCGGCTATCTGGATGAACAGGGGCCCAACGAATTGCTGGTCCGTGCGTTGGGGCGAGTGCAGTCGATCGAGGACCTTCAAAAAGTTGTCGTTACGATGCGCGAGGGCCGACCGATCGCGTTGGGCCAGATCGCTACCGTCGTCGCCGGGCCGCAGGTGCGCCGCGGCGACAGCGCCGCCTATCTCCGCGATGACGAAGGGAAGTTTTCCGGCGGCCCTGCCGTCATTCTCACGATCAACAAGCAGCCTGGAGCCGACACCCGCCGCGTGACCGAGGACGTGCTGGCGGCGATCGACGATCTGCGTCCTTCGCTTCCCGAGGGACTGCGGATCGAACCGCTGTACACGCAGAAGTCGTTTATCGATCGGGCGATCGCCAACGTTGTCGAAGCGCTTCGCGACGGCGGCTTCCTGGTCGTGATCATCCTGTTTTTGTTCTTGATGAACGTCCGCACGACCTTCATCACGCTGACCGCAATCCCGTTGTCGCTGGTGATGACGGCGATCGTCTTTTCGTTCTTCGGGATCTCGATCAACACGATGACCCTGGGCGGACTGGCGGTGGCGATCGGCGAACTTGTCGACGACGCGATCGTCGACGTCGAAAACATCTTCCGGCGGCTAAAAGAAAACCGAGCCCTCGCGAATCCGAAGCCGCCGCTGTTGGTCGTGTTCCGCGCCAGCATCGAGATCCGCAACTCGATCGTCTTCGGCACGATGATCGTGATCCTGGTCTTCATTCCATTGTTTGCACTGACTGGCATGGAAGGTCGGCTGTTCGCGCCACTGGGCATCGCCTACATCGTGTCGATTTTGTCTTCGCTGCTGGTCTCGTTGACCGTCACGCCCGTGTTGTCGTATTGGTTGTTGGGCAAACAAAAGCTGGTCGATCACCAGCGGGACGGCTTGCTGCTGCGGGGGATCAAATGGATCGGCGACCGCGTGATTCGGTTCAGCCTGCGACTGCCGCGATTGAACCTGACAGTCACCGCCCTCTTGGTCGCGTTGGCGGGGCTGTTTGCCTTTTCGTTGGAACGCGATTTTCTGCCGCCGTTTAACGAAGGAGCGGTTCAGTTAAACGTCGTGCTTCCGCCGGGGACTTCGTTGGAGACATCGAATCAGATCGCCCAACGCGTCGAACAGCGACTGCAGCAGGTCGACGATGTTCAGCAGTTCATTCGCCGGACCGGTCGAGCCGAACTGGACGAACATGCCGAGGGGGTGAACATGAGCGAGTTCATCCTGGAACTGGATCCCGAATCGCCTCGGCCGCGCGAGTCGCAACTGGAAGAGATCCGCGAAGCGATGGCCGATATCCCCGGCATCGTGACTGCTGTCGAACAACCGATCGCCCACCTGATTTCGCACATGCTCTCGGGCGTCAAAGCTCAGATCGGTATCAAAATCTATGGCGACGATCTCGACACGCTGCGTCGCAAGGCGGAGGAGATGCAGTCGGCGATCGGGGCGGTTGCAGGAGTCAAAGACCTGATGGTCGAACCGCAGGTGACGATCCCACAATTGCGGATCGAACTGGACCGCGACAAACTGCTGGTCCATGGTCTGACGCCCGCGGAGGTGAACGAATTTATCGAGACCGCGATGAATGGACAGGTCGTTTCCGAAGTCCTGATCGGCCAGCGGACCTTCGATTTGCTGATCCGCCTGGACGAAGACTACCGCGAAAATCTGCGGTCATTGCGACGCTTGACGATCAACCTGAAAGATGGCGGCATGCTTCCGTTGGAAGCTGTCGCGAAGATCTACGAATCGGGCGGCCCCAACACGATCAATCGCGAGAACGTCCGCCGACGGATCGTGCTGCAATGCAACGTTGCCGACCGCGGCGTCGTCGATGTCGTGCAAGACATTCAGGAACGGGTCGCGCCGGTCGTCGCCTCGCTGCCGCCGGGCTATTTCGTCCAGTACAGCGGCCAGTTCGAAAGCCAGCAATCGGCATCGCGCGTGATCGGGGCTCTGTTCGCCGTCACTTTGGTCGGCGTCTTCTTGGTCCTGTTCACGATGTTCCGCAGCGTCAACCTTTCGTTGCAAGTGATGGCCGCTCTGCCGATGGCGTTCATCGGGTCGGTGATCGCGTTGGTGGTGACCGGCCAGACGTTGACCGTTGCCGCGATGGTCGGCTTCATTTCGCTAGCTGGAATCGCGTCGCGAAACGGAATCCTGCTGCTCAACCACTACCTGCACCTGGTCCGCCACGAAGGCGAAGACTGGACTCAGGAGATGATCGTCCGCGCCGGCTTAGAACGCTTGGCTCCCGTCTTGATGACCGCGCTCACTTCGGGGATCGGACTGGTTCCGTTGGTCCTGGCGGCGGGCGAACCGGGTAAAGAGATCCTCTACCCGGTGGCGACTGTCATCCTGGGCGGATTGATCAGTTCGACCATGCTCGACTTTTTTGTTCACCCCGCTCTGTTTTGGCTGTTCGGAATCGATGAAGCCCGCCGCGTCGTCGAGGAATCGGGCAACGAATTGGAGCTGACAGAAGAGTCGGATGACCTGGACCACGAATCACCAACGAACCCTCCACCGCTCACGGCACCGGTGGCCACCTAA
- a CDS encoding efflux RND transporter periplasmic adaptor subunit codes for MKFRIPQSKKLAQWAWLGGLLLAVLVAGFTWQRWFPATQSWVGRTVAVFRSGGSESDHGGEAAADPHAGHDHSGHAHAGHDEASSLELSAQAIRNIGLSDETIQPVRLETYRKSITVPAVIVERPGRSRVQVATPMTGVVSHVHAVQGEAIEPGALLFQIRLTHEDLVQAQTEFVRTLGEWDVEQREIARLQDVTRSGAVAGKVLLEREYAKDKLEAALSAQRESLRLHGLSDKQVEQIAEERRLLRELQIYAPSVDNHSEDELKLSMNPIQSAAYTRNRQVAQPANDLPAVAGPLILQDLAVHKGQSVNAGETLCILAEYDELFIEGLAFEQDIDQLRRASQNDWTVDAVFDQPNDKKQIVAGLRIVYLDNRVDPDSRTLNFYVRLTNQVTKDQRGDGNRYIEWRYLPGQRLQLRVPVEEWPQQIVLPVEAVAREGAEFFVFQQNGNHFDRIPVHVKYRDQYSAVIANDGSLFPGDVVAMRGAHQMQMALKNKAGGGVDPHAGHNH; via the coding sequence ATGAAGTTCCGTATTCCCCAATCAAAAAAACTCGCCCAATGGGCCTGGCTCGGCGGCCTGTTGCTGGCTGTGCTGGTCGCAGGTTTTACTTGGCAGCGATGGTTTCCCGCGACACAGTCCTGGGTCGGTCGAACCGTTGCGGTTTTCCGGTCGGGCGGTTCCGAATCGGATCATGGAGGTGAAGCCGCAGCCGATCCGCACGCCGGGCACGATCACTCGGGACATGCGCACGCCGGTCACGACGAAGCCTCCTCTTTGGAACTCTCGGCGCAAGCGATCCGCAACATCGGTCTGTCGGATGAAACGATCCAGCCGGTGCGGTTGGAGACCTATCGCAAATCGATCACCGTTCCGGCCGTGATCGTTGAACGCCCCGGGCGATCGCGCGTCCAAGTCGCCACGCCGATGACTGGCGTGGTCTCCCATGTCCACGCGGTTCAAGGCGAAGCGATCGAGCCGGGAGCTCTGCTGTTTCAGATCCGCTTGACCCACGAAGACCTCGTCCAAGCCCAGACCGAATTTGTCCGAACGCTTGGCGAATGGGATGTCGAACAGCGCGAGATCGCTCGGCTGCAAGACGTCACCCGCAGCGGCGCTGTGGCTGGCAAGGTGTTGTTGGAACGGGAGTACGCGAAGGACAAATTGGAAGCCGCGCTCAGCGCCCAACGCGAATCGCTGCGACTGCACGGTCTGTCGGATAAACAAGTCGAACAGATTGCAGAAGAACGTCGCTTGTTGCGCGAACTGCAGATCTATGCTCCCTCGGTCGACAACCATTCCGAAGACGAATTGAAGCTGTCGATGAATCCAATCCAATCCGCAGCGTACACTCGCAATCGCCAGGTCGCGCAACCGGCCAACGATCTTCCGGCGGTGGCTGGACCTTTGATCCTGCAAGACCTGGCGGTTCACAAGGGCCAGTCGGTCAATGCGGGCGAGACGCTGTGCATCCTGGCCGAATACGACGAATTGTTTATCGAGGGGCTGGCCTTCGAACAGGATATCGATCAACTGCGTCGCGCGTCGCAGAACGATTGGACTGTCGACGCCGTCTTCGACCAACCCAATGACAAAAAGCAGATCGTCGCCGGACTGCGGATCGTCTATTTGGACAATCGCGTCGATCCCGATTCGCGAACGTTGAACTTCTACGTCCGGTTGACCAATCAAGTGACGAAGGATCAACGCGGCGACGGCAACCGTTATATCGAGTGGCGATACCTTCCCGGCCAACGACTGCAGTTGCGGGTGCCGGTCGAAGAGTGGCCCCAACAGATCGTCTTGCCGGTTGAAGCCGTTGCCCGCGAGGGAGCTGAGTTTTTCGTCTTCCAACAGAACGGAAACCACTTCGATCGGATCCCCGTCCACGTCAAATACCGCGATCAATATTCGGCGGTCATCGCCAACGATGGCTCGCTGTTTCCCGGCGACGTGGTTGCGATGCGTGGTGCACATCAGATGCAAATGGCCCTGAAGAACAAAGCTGGCGGCGGAGTTGATCCGCATGCAGGCCACAACCACTAA